TCTTTTTTATTCTGCTGCCGTCGATATTCGTCAATTTTTGCACGGCCTTTCTTCAATCTAAATCCCAAAATTCGGAATATCCCCCCTCGATCAGCCAACTTTTGTCATTAGTCGCTTCTTCTCCCAGTTGCAATGGCGACGGTGCGTTTTGGGCGAGAGACTTGGTTTCAAACACATCCTATTGCACTCAGACGAATCTCGTCGCTTCGGGACAATACATTAACGTTTACGCGGAACCGTCATTAGCCGGTGCATTAAATTATCAGAATATAGCAACGGAATTCGATGCACAGATACACCCTCGATTAGAGGCGGCTTTTGGGGTTCCGAACGATCTGGATCATAACGGAAAGGTAACGATCTTAGTATTGGATATACGAGACGGAAGTACGCCCGGAGGGTCCTTTGTAGCGGGATATTTCGACCCTGCCGATTACTACCCGGATTCGCTTACGTCCCGTATTCGATCCAATTTCCGGGACATGCTATATTTGGACGGGGTGCAATTAGTCGCTCTAAGAAATAAGGATCTGGCAAACGGAAAACCGGATACGTTTTTAGCCACGATGTCCCATGAATACCAGCACTTGGTTCGCTTCCAATATGAGGCGACCGCATTGGCCCAGGGAGGAAATCGGGACGAAACTTGGATTAACGAAGGGACAAGCGAAGTCGCATCCGATATAGCCGGATATTCCCCCCAAACGGCCAGAATCAATTGCTATCGAGGAAATATTCCCGGGGCTTGTGCCAGAGGGGTCAATGGCTCCTCGATTTTCGGCTCGCCTCGCTACAATTCGGTAGTCGATTACGCGTTTTCCTATCCGTTCATGAAATATATATATCTTTCCTCCGGCGATAATACCGCAGAACGAGATCTGTTCTTCAAAGCAAGTGTACAGGGAATTGCCGGAATTCGTGCTGTCGACGCAAGCAGCTTATTCGAAGTATTTCGAAGAACGTCTCAAGCCTACTTTACCCAAGACCCTATCGTGAATTCTCTGGGGTCGACATCGGGAGACACATTTCGCATGATATTCGCCGCCTTTCTATGGCAATCGATCGGGGACACGTCCCCTGATACAGTTCAAGCGGGCACGGATATGATCGGAGCGGATGCGCTTCGCCAATCAATCGATTCGATTATTACCCGATTTCCGTTTGTTGAGGCAAATCTAGACGGAATAGAACTACAAGGTTTATACACTCCAAGCAGACTCCCTGAGATCGTCCCGCTACCTACATTGAGCCCCGGTCAATTTCAGCTCGTAAAATTGAATCAGGAAAATGTGAACGCTTCACCCGGACTATTTTTAATGAAGAAAAGTTTTAATGGAATTAATTATTCAATTCAGGTAAACACCGAGCCGAACCGAATCGGAGATATTTCCTTCTCGTACGGAAAAACGAATTCGGCAGGGGACGGACAAGGAA
The Leptospira fainei serovar Hurstbridge str. BUT 6 genome window above contains:
- a CDS encoding peptidase M30 — protein: MNRFAKQEPMHIGTRGRIKFRAARLVCSFFFILLPSIFVNFCTAFLQSKSQNSEYPPSISQLLSLVASSPSCNGDGAFWARDLVSNTSYCTQTNLVASGQYINVYAEPSLAGALNYQNIATEFDAQIHPRLEAAFGVPNDLDHNGKVTILVLDIRDGSTPGGSFVAGYFDPADYYPDSLTSRIRSNFRDMLYLDGVQLVALRNKDLANGKPDTFLATMSHEYQHLVRFQYEATALAQGGNRDETWINEGTSEVASDIAGYSPQTARINCYRGNIPGACARGVNGSSIFGSPRYNSVVDYAFSYPFMKYIYLSSGDNTAERDLFFKASVQGIAGIRAVDASSLFEVFRRTSQAYFTQDPIVNSLGSTSGDTFRMIFAAFLWQSIGDTSPDTVQAGTDMIGADALRQSIDSIITRFPFVEANLDGIELQGLYTPSRLPEIVPLPTLSPGQFQLVKLNQENVNASPGLFLMKKSFNGINYSIQVNTEPNRIGDISFSYGKTNSAGDGQGIELPASDSPNPICPHDFLKVNSAPVRFPGFPL